In one window of Neisseria subflava DNA:
- a CDS encoding DUF4189 domain-containing protein, which produces MKKTLTTLILCALTPAALAADTYGYLAMWQNPADSNEVLQIKTTKENATQLDATAELETFCKGQDALAGIGAGQATGCKTVVPLHNTCIAVAYPKAMGKLTAQNVVAITSPRFKTVHQIALNQCIKKYGSQGQCALETVYCTSETYYQGTVKTLWEKIKSI; this is translated from the coding sequence ATGAAAAAAACACTAACGACACTTATCCTTTGCGCACTGACTCCTGCCGCCCTGGCTGCCGATACTTACGGCTACCTGGCGATGTGGCAAAATCCTGCCGACAGCAATGAAGTGCTGCAAATCAAAACCACCAAAGAAAATGCCACGCAACTGGATGCGACAGCCGAACTCGAAACATTCTGCAAAGGCCAAGATGCCTTAGCCGGTATCGGCGCAGGCCAAGCAACAGGCTGTAAAACAGTTGTCCCTCTGCACAACACCTGTATCGCTGTTGCCTACCCTAAAGCCATGGGCAAATTGACTGCGCAAAACGTTGTGGCCATTACCTCCCCTCGTTTCAAAACCGTGCATCAAATTGCCTTGAACCAATGTATCAAAAAATACGGCTCACAAGGACAATGTGCTTTAGAAACAGTCTATTGCACTTCCGAAACCTACTATCAAGGTACGGTCAAAACCCTTTGGGAAAAAATCAAATCCATTTAA
- a CDS encoding Maf family protein, with translation MHTLYLASGSPRRREILENLRFKVIRIPVDIDETPHSDEKAADYVQRMAQEKNAAAVEQWLATHDASPEYPILTADTTVAYQNHILGKPETEAQAAEILARLSGQTHQVLTAVCVYWQGKTHGVLQTSDVRFKTLSAEEISAYIRSGEPMDKAGAYGIQGLGGVFVEHLQGSFTGVMGLPVYETVGLLEQFGLSIPPFA, from the coding sequence ATGCACACACTCTACCTAGCCTCCGGCAGCCCGCGCCGCCGCGAAATTCTGGAAAACTTAAGATTCAAAGTTATCCGTATCCCTGTCGACATCGACGAAACGCCGCATTCCGACGAAAAAGCCGCCGATTATGTGCAACGTATGGCGCAGGAAAAAAATGCCGCCGCTGTCGAGCAATGGTTAGCCACACACGACGCGTCGCCCGAATATCCGATTCTGACCGCCGACACTACGGTCGCCTATCAAAACCACATTCTCGGCAAACCGGAAACCGAAGCCCAAGCAGCCGAAATACTCGCACGGCTTTCAGGGCAGACGCATCAGGTGCTGACTGCCGTATGCGTATATTGGCAAGGGAAAACGCACGGCGTTTTGCAAACCAGCGATGTACGTTTCAAAACCTTGTCTGCCGAAGAAATATCCGCCTATATCCGAAGTGGCGAACCGATGGACAAAGCGGGCGCGTATGGCATTCAGGGTTTGGGCGGCGTGTTTGTCGAGCATTTGCAAGGCAGCTTTACAGGCGTGATGGGCCTGCCCGTTTACGAAACGGTCGGCTTGTTGGAACAATTCGGATTGAGTATTCCCCCATTTGCCTGA
- a CDS encoding gamma carbonic anhydrase family protein, which yields MNPIRPFLDHTPQIHESCLIDETSVIIGEVLLAEDVSVWPYAVLRGDVNSISIGARSNVQDGSVLHVSHKNAEKPEGSPLIIGEDVTVGHKVMLHGCRIGDRVLIGMGTIILDDTVIEDDVMIGAGSLVPPRKRLESGYLYVGSPVKQVRPLTEKEKEFLKYSSAHYVRLSGQHK from the coding sequence ATGAATCCTATCCGCCCCTTCTTAGACCATACTCCCCAAATCCACGAATCCTGCCTCATCGACGAGACCTCCGTCATCATCGGCGAAGTATTGCTTGCCGAAGACGTATCCGTTTGGCCGTATGCCGTGTTGCGCGGCGACGTGAACAGCATCAGCATCGGCGCGCGCAGCAATGTACAGGACGGCAGTGTCTTGCACGTTTCGCACAAAAACGCGGAAAAGCCTGAAGGTTCGCCCCTTATCATCGGCGAAGACGTAACCGTCGGACACAAAGTCATGCTGCACGGCTGCCGCATCGGCGATCGTGTGTTGATCGGGATGGGTACAATTATTCTGGACGATACCGTCATTGAAGACGACGTGATGATAGGCGCAGGCAGCTTGGTGCCGCCACGCAAACGTTTGGAAAGCGGCTATCTCTATGTCGGCTCGCCCGTCAAACAAGTCCGCCCGCTGACCGAAAAAGAAAAAGAATTTTTGAAATATTCTTCTGCGCATTATGTGCGCCTGTCCGGCCAACACAAATAG
- the smpB gene encoding SsrA-binding protein SmpB — protein MSIANNKKAFHDFFIEDQIEAGIVLEGWEVKAIRAARVQLKESYIYWKKDAFYLVGCHITALPTASTHVKPDPVRPRKLLLKQSEINKLIGKTERAGYTIVPLNLHYTRGRIKVEIGLAKGKKQHDKRQSLKEADWKREKQRLMKNVR, from the coding sequence ATGAGTATTGCCAATAATAAAAAAGCCTTTCACGATTTCTTTATCGAAGACCAAATCGAAGCCGGTATAGTATTGGAGGGATGGGAAGTCAAAGCCATCCGCGCTGCACGCGTTCAATTAAAAGAAAGCTATATCTACTGGAAAAAAGACGCATTCTATTTGGTGGGGTGCCACATTACCGCATTGCCCACTGCCTCGACACACGTCAAACCCGATCCTGTCCGTCCGCGTAAGTTGTTGTTGAAACAATCGGAAATCAACAAGTTAATCGGCAAAACCGAACGTGCCGGTTATACGATTGTGCCCTTAAACCTGCATTACACCCGCGGTAGAATCAAAGTGGAAATCGGTTTGGCTAAGGGTAAGAAACAGCATGACAAACGCCAAAGCCTGAAAGAAGCGGATTGGAAGCGTGAGAAACAGCGTTTAATGAAAAACGTACGTTGA
- the tkt gene encoding transketolase has protein sequence MSQLANAIRFLSVDAVQKANSGHPGAPMGMAEMAEVLWTKFLNHNPANPKFYNRDRFVLSNGHASMILYSLLHLTGYNVSIDDLKNFRQLHSKTPGHPEYGYTDGVETTTGPLGQGIANAVGMALAEKILAAEFNKDGLNIVDHHTYVFMGDGCMMEGVSHEACSLAGTLGLGKLIVLYDDNNISIDGKVDGWFTENIPQRFESYGWHVIPNVNGHDTDAIQTAIEAAKAETGKPSLICCKTLIGKGSANKEGSHKTHGAPLGADEIEATRKHLGWAYPAFEIPQEIYAAWDAKEKGAKLEAEWNELFAQYQAKYPAEAAEFVRRMDKKLPENFDAYVQAALKEVCAKAETIATRKASQNSIEILAKELPELVGGSADLTPSNLTDWSNSVSVTREHGGNYIHYGVREFGMGAIMNGLTLHGGVKPFGATFLMFSEYERNALRMAALMKINPVFVFTHDSIGLGEDGPTHQPIEQTATLRLIPNMDVWRPCDTVESLVAWSEAVKAVDHPSSLIFSRQNLKFQARDEQQLNDIKRGAYVISEAQGNAQAVVIATGSEVELALEAQKVLAEQGIAVRVVSMPSTNVFDRQDAAYKAAVLPEGLPRVAVEAGHADGWYKYVGLNGAVVGINRFGESAPADLLFKEFGFTVDNVVATVKSVL, from the coding sequence ATGTCTCAACTGGCAAACGCAATCCGTTTCCTCTCAGTCGATGCCGTACAGAAAGCCAACTCCGGCCACCCGGGTGCGCCTATGGGTATGGCGGAAATGGCGGAAGTATTGTGGACGAAATTCCTCAATCATAATCCGGCCAACCCAAAATTCTACAACCGCGATCGTTTTGTCCTCTCCAATGGTCATGCCTCTATGATTCTTTACAGCCTGTTGCACCTGACCGGCTATAACGTTTCCATTGATGATCTGAAAAACTTCCGCCAACTGCACAGCAAAACCCCCGGCCATCCGGAATATGGTTATACCGACGGCGTGGAAACCACAACCGGCCCATTGGGACAAGGTATTGCCAACGCTGTGGGCATGGCTTTGGCTGAAAAAATCTTGGCTGCCGAATTCAATAAAGACGGTTTGAACATCGTTGACCACCACACCTACGTCTTCATGGGCGACGGTTGTATGATGGAAGGCGTATCGCACGAAGCCTGTTCGCTTGCCGGTACTTTGGGCTTGGGCAAACTGATTGTTTTATATGATGACAATAATATTTCCATCGATGGTAAGGTGGACGGTTGGTTTACCGAAAACATTCCGCAACGTTTTGAAAGCTACGGCTGGCATGTGATTCCAAATGTAAACGGTCATGATACTGATGCTATTCAGACGGCCATTGAAGCGGCCAAAGCCGAAACCGGCAAACCTTCCCTGATTTGCTGCAAAACCTTAATCGGTAAAGGCAGTGCCAATAAAGAAGGCAGCCACAAAACCCACGGTGCGCCTTTGGGTGCGGACGAGATCGAAGCCACGCGCAAACATTTGGGTTGGGCTTATCCTGCGTTTGAAATCCCTCAAGAAATCTATGCTGCATGGGATGCAAAAGAAAAAGGTGCGAAACTTGAGGCCGAATGGAACGAACTCTTTGCTCAATATCAAGCCAAATATCCTGCCGAAGCCGCAGAATTCGTGCGCCGTATGGATAAAAAACTGCCTGAAAACTTTGACGCTTATGTTCAAGCTGCATTGAAAGAAGTGTGTGCCAAAGCAGAAACCATCGCCACCCGTAAAGCCAGCCAAAATAGCATTGAAATCCTCGCAAAAGAGCTGCCTGAATTGGTGGGCGGTTCTGCCGACTTGACCCCGTCCAACCTGACTGACTGGTCAAACAGCGTTTCCGTTACCCGCGAACACGGCGGCAACTATATTCACTACGGCGTGCGCGAGTTCGGCATGGGCGCAATCATGAACGGCCTTACCCTGCATGGCGGTGTGAAACCATTTGGCGCGACTTTCCTGATGTTCAGCGAATACGAACGCAACGCCTTGCGCATGGCGGCACTGATGAAAATCAACCCCGTCTTCGTCTTCACCCACGACTCCATCGGTCTCGGCGAAGACGGCCCGACCCACCAACCCATCGAGCAAACCGCCACTCTGCGCCTTATTCCGAATATGGATGTATGGCGTCCATGCGATACCGTTGAATCTTTGGTAGCGTGGTCTGAAGCCGTTAAAGCGGTCGATCATCCGTCCAGCCTGATTTTCAGCCGTCAAAACCTGAAATTCCAAGCGCGTGATGAGCAACAGTTGAACGACATTAAACGCGGTGCTTATGTAATCAGCGAAGCTCAAGGCAATGCGCAAGCTGTTGTAATTGCTACCGGTTCTGAAGTTGAATTGGCTCTGGAAGCGCAAAAGGTATTGGCAGAACAAGGTATTGCCGTGCGCGTTGTTTCCATGCCTTCTACCAATGTATTCGACCGCCAAGATGCCGCCTATAAAGCCGCGGTTCTGCCGGAAGGCTTGCCACGCGTAGCCGTAGAAGCCGGACATGCTGACGGTTGGTATAAATACGTCGGTTTGAACGGTGCAGTGGTCGGTATCAACCGCTTCGGCGAGTCTGCACCTGCTGACTTGCTGTTTAAAGAATTCGGCTTTACCGTAGACAATGTGGTTGCCACTGTTAAATCCGTTTTGTAA
- the clpA gene encoding ATP-dependent Clp protease ATP-binding subunit ClpA, with protein MLSPELEHILQLLYREARNARYEFISLEHLLLVLIEEDAAVPNVLKLCGADLKVLSEQLAASVAENTPQIPDHLLDTVETQPTLGFQRVIQRAMVHTQSAGKAAVEPLDILVAMMSESESHAVYFLKLQSITRFEVLRCIAHGSPDDEDGNDSDGLGREGEEAEQKTGSLSDYTVNLNAEVKAGRIDPLIGRKHEMERLVQILCRRRKNNPLLVGEAGVGKTALAEGLAHQIVNGDIPDALKEAEVYALDMGSLLAGTKYRGDFEARVKSVLKQLEKIPHAILFIDEIHTIIGAGSTSGGTMDASNLLKPALAKGSLRCIGATTYDEYRTIFDKDHALSRRFQKIDVVEPTVAETVQILRGLKSMFEDFHQVRYTQGALEAAAELSARYINERFLPDKAIDVMDEAGAAQRILPKSKQKKVIGKAQIETVIAKVARIPEKTVSHDDKQVLQFLGRDLKNMVYGQENAIDALVAAVKMSRSGLALPDKPIGSFLFSGPTGVGKTEVAKQLAYSMGVPLQRFDMSEYMERHAVSRLIGAPPGYVGFEQGGLLTEAVNKQPHCVLLLDEIEKAHPDIFNVLLQVMDAGKLTDNNGKSADFRNVILIMTTNAGAESLSRPSLGFTAKRERGDEMQAINKLFTPEFRNRLDAIIPFAPLSEPIIVKVVDKFLLQLEHQLLDKKVEAEFMPALRKYLAEKGFDPQMGARPMHRLIQEKIRKPLADELLFGKLAEGGFVLIDWDATKEEAVLKFKKSKVKPEAETV; from the coding sequence ATGCTTTCACCCGAATTGGAACACATCCTGCAACTGCTCTATCGTGAAGCACGCAACGCTCGTTATGAGTTTATCAGCTTGGAACACCTGCTTTTGGTGCTGATAGAAGAAGATGCAGCTGTGCCGAACGTCTTGAAACTATGTGGTGCGGATTTAAAAGTCCTGTCCGAGCAGCTTGCGGCCAGCGTTGCAGAAAATACGCCGCAAATTCCCGATCATCTTCTGGATACGGTCGAAACCCAGCCGACATTGGGCTTCCAACGCGTCATCCAACGGGCGATGGTGCATACCCAGTCTGCCGGCAAAGCCGCAGTAGAGCCTTTAGATATTTTGGTTGCCATGATGAGCGAATCTGAAAGCCATGCCGTTTATTTCCTCAAATTGCAATCCATTACGCGCTTTGAAGTCTTGCGTTGCATTGCCCATGGCTCGCCCGATGACGAGGATGGCAATGATTCAGACGGCCTGGGACGCGAGGGCGAGGAAGCGGAACAGAAAACCGGCTCCCTTTCCGACTACACCGTCAACCTCAACGCCGAAGTCAAAGCCGGCCGTATCGACCCTTTGATTGGTCGCAAACACGAAATGGAACGACTGGTGCAAATCCTGTGCCGCCGCCGTAAAAACAATCCGCTTTTGGTCGGCGAGGCAGGCGTGGGCAAAACCGCGCTGGCAGAAGGCTTGGCGCATCAAATCGTCAACGGCGACATTCCCGACGCGCTGAAAGAAGCCGAAGTGTACGCGCTGGATATGGGTTCGCTTTTGGCGGGCACGAAATACCGCGGCGACTTTGAAGCGCGGGTCAAGTCCGTCTTAAAGCAGCTCGAAAAAATCCCGCACGCCATTTTGTTTATCGACGAAATCCACACTATCATCGGCGCGGGTAGCACCAGCGGCGGCACGATGGACGCGTCCAACCTGCTCAAACCTGCATTGGCGAAAGGCTCATTGCGCTGCATCGGCGCGACCACCTACGACGAATACCGCACCATTTTCGACAAAGACCACGCCTTAAGCCGCCGCTTCCAAAAAATCGACGTGGTCGAACCCACCGTCGCCGAAACCGTGCAAATCCTGCGCGGCTTGAAATCGATGTTTGAAGATTTCCACCAAGTCCGCTATACGCAAGGTGCACTTGAAGCCGCTGCCGAACTCTCTGCCCGCTACATCAACGAACGTTTCCTGCCCGACAAAGCCATCGACGTAATGGACGAAGCAGGCGCTGCGCAACGGATTTTGCCCAAATCCAAACAGAAAAAAGTCATCGGCAAAGCGCAAATCGAAACCGTCATCGCCAAAGTCGCGCGGATTCCTGAAAAAACCGTGTCGCACGACGACAAACAAGTGCTGCAATTCCTCGGCCGCGATTTGAAAAACATGGTTTACGGTCAGGAAAACGCCATCGATGCGCTGGTTGCCGCCGTCAAAATGTCGCGTTCCGGCCTTGCCCTGCCCGACAAACCGATAGGCAGTTTCCTCTTCTCCGGCCCGACCGGCGTCGGCAAAACCGAAGTCGCCAAACAGCTTGCCTACTCGATGGGCGTACCGCTGCAACGCTTTGATATGTCCGAATACATGGAACGCCATGCCGTATCGCGCCTCATCGGTGCGCCGCCGGGCTATGTCGGCTTTGAACAAGGCGGCCTTTTGACCGAAGCCGTCAACAAGCAGCCGCATTGCGTGTTGCTCTTGGACGAAATCGAAAAAGCCCACCCCGACATTTTCAACGTCCTCCTGCAAGTCATGGACGCAGGCAAACTGACCGACAACAACGGTAAGAGTGCCGACTTCCGCAACGTCATTCTGATTATGACCACCAACGCAGGCGCAGAAAGCCTCAGCCGCCCCAGCCTCGGCTTTACCGCCAAACGCGAGCGCGGCGACGAAATGCAGGCAATCAACAAACTCTTCACGCCCGAGTTCCGCAATCGCTTGGACGCGATTATCCCGTTTGCGCCCTTGTCCGAACCCATCATCGTCAAAGTCGTGGACAAATTCCTGCTCCAGCTCGAACACCAGCTCCTCGACAAAAAAGTCGAAGCCGAATTCATGCCGGCATTGCGCAAATATCTGGCGGAAAAAGGTTTCGACCCGCAAATGGGCGCACGCCCGATGCACCGCCTGATTCAGGAAAAAATCCGCAAACCGCTCGCCGACGAACTCCTGTTCGGCAAACTCGCCGAAGGTGGCTTTGTGCTGATAGACTGGGATGCAACTAAAGAAGAAGCCGTGTTGAAGTTTAAGAAAAGCAAGGTCAAACCTGAAGCAGAAACTGTTTAA
- the pgsA gene encoding CDP-diacylglycerol--glycerol-3-phosphate 3-phosphatidyltransferase translates to MPWNIPILLTWMRVLLIPVFTILFYLPNTWIQPQTVNWTAAIIFALAAVTDWFDGFLARRWKQTSDFGAFLDPVADKLMVAVALLLLVSLGRTYAIFAMIIIGREITISALREWMAQMGKRGSVAVATIGKFKTTAQMIAIFLLLIGTDKYNDPFYLIGNILMFIASVLTIWSMCYYLKMAWKEFK, encoded by the coding sequence ATGCCTTGGAACATACCTATTTTACTTACCTGGATGCGCGTCCTATTAATCCCCGTGTTCACCATCCTATTCTATTTACCGAACACATGGATTCAACCACAAACCGTCAACTGGACAGCCGCCATCATCTTTGCACTCGCAGCTGTTACAGACTGGTTTGACGGCTTTTTAGCACGCCGCTGGAAACAAACCTCCGACTTTGGCGCATTCCTCGACCCCGTTGCCGACAAACTCATGGTTGCCGTTGCTCTACTCCTGCTCGTCAGCCTTGGCAGAACATACGCCATCTTCGCCATGATTATTATCGGCCGAGAAATCACTATTTCCGCCCTGCGCGAATGGATGGCACAAATGGGCAAACGCGGCAGCGTCGCCGTAGCCACTATCGGCAAATTCAAAACCACTGCCCAAATGATCGCCATCTTCCTTTTGCTTATCGGTACGGACAAATATAACGACCCTTTCTATCTCATTGGTAACATATTGATGTTTATAGCATCCGTATTGACCATCTGGTCCATGTGCTACTACCTGAAAATGGCATGGAAAGAATTCAAATAA
- a CDS encoding FixH family protein — protein MAGPIFVVIASVSMFFVAKEHTTDLVSDDYYKDGKHIEIQLHRDEEAVKRQIQVQVLISPDMNAAKVFVSGQFDPKQPLNLLLMHPTRKADDQTVKLRAVTAEPQNGRMEYEAIFKPLRPTNHWYLRVEDASGVWRVENKWIVSQGNAVNLTPMDKLFDNGKQAASEEQ, from the coding sequence ATGGCAGGTCCCATCTTTGTCGTTATCGCCAGCGTGTCTATGTTCTTCGTCGCAAAAGAACATACGACAGACTTGGTTTCCGACGATTACTATAAAGATGGCAAACACATCGAAATCCAGCTTCACCGCGATGAAGAAGCCGTTAAACGGCAGATTCAGGTGCAGGTTTTAATCAGTCCGGACATGAATGCCGCCAAAGTATTCGTCAGTGGACAATTCGATCCCAAACAGCCATTAAACCTGCTGCTGATGCACCCGACACGCAAAGCTGACGACCAAACCGTCAAGCTGCGCGCCGTAACAGCCGAACCGCAAAACGGCCGTATGGAATACGAAGCCATCTTTAAACCTTTACGCCCAACCAATCATTGGTACTTACGCGTTGAAGATGCCTCAGGCGTATGGCGTGTTGAAAACAAATGGATAGTCAGCCAAGGCAATGCAGTCAATCTGACGCCTATGGACAAATTGTTCGACAACGGCAAACAAGCCGCTTCAGAAGAACAATAA
- a CDS encoding cold-shock protein, with protein sequence MATGIVKWFNDAKGFGFITPDEGGEDLFAHFSAINMEGFKTLKEGQRVSFDVTTGPKGKQAANIQAA encoded by the coding sequence ATGGCAACCGGTATCGTAAAATGGTTTAACGACGCTAAAGGTTTTGGTTTCATCACTCCTGATGAAGGTGGCGAAGATTTGTTCGCTCACTTCTCAGCGATCAACATGGAAGGTTTCAAAACCCTGAAAGAAGGCCAACGCGTGTCTTTCGACGTAACCACCGGCCCTAAAGGCAAACAAGCTGCTAACATTCAAGCTGCTTAA
- the clpS gene encoding ATP-dependent Clp protease adapter ClpS, which produces MNHPNTDHQSDTLLSDINTQPPKRYGVFLLNDDYTTMEFVVEILTEVFMLAQEQAVAVMLLVHHEGKGLCGAYTRDIAQTKQHQVMERAKAEGHPLKCIVEEV; this is translated from the coding sequence ATGAACCATCCGAATACCGACCACCAATCCGATACCCTGCTCAGCGATATCAACACACAGCCGCCGAAACGTTACGGCGTATTTTTATTGAACGACGATTACACCACCATGGAATTTGTCGTAGAAATCCTGACCGAAGTCTTTATGCTTGCACAGGAACAGGCAGTGGCCGTTATGCTGCTGGTGCACCACGAAGGCAAAGGCCTGTGCGGCGCCTACACGCGCGATATTGCGCAGACCAAGCAACATCAAGTTATGGAACGTGCCAAAGCTGAAGGGCATCCGCTCAAATGTATAGTCGAAGAGGTTTAA
- a CDS encoding biliverdin-producing heme oxygenase, translating to MSETQELTFAKRLKEQTTTIHDSVDNLVMSVEPFTNKENYIKFLKLQSVFHKAVDHIYKDSELNKAIPELEYMARYDAVTQDLADLGDKPYEYGKPLPHETGNKAIGWLYCAEGSNLGAAFLFKHAQKLDYTGEHGARHLAPHSNGRGKHWRAFVEHLNALGLSPEAEAEAIQGAKDAFAFYKVVLRETFDLPAGAEAPEGFVPHRH from the coding sequence ATGAGCGAAACACAAGAGCTGACTTTTGCCAAACGGCTGAAAGAGCAGACTACAACTATTCACGATAGCGTGGACAACTTAGTTATGTCTGTCGAGCCGTTTACCAACAAAGAGAATTACATCAAATTTTTGAAACTGCAATCCGTGTTCCACAAAGCGGTCGATCATATTTATAAAGACTCCGAGTTGAACAAAGCCATTCCTGAGCTGGAATACATGGCGCGTTACGATGCGGTAACGCAAGACTTGGCGGATTTGGGCGACAAACCTTACGAATACGGCAAACCGCTGCCGCATGAAACCGGCAATAAAGCCATCGGTTGGCTGTATTGCGCCGAAGGTTCCAATTTGGGCGCGGCATTTTTGTTTAAACACGCGCAAAAGCTGGATTACACCGGCGAACACGGCGCGCGCCACCTCGCTCCCCATTCGAACGGCCGCGGCAAACATTGGCGTGCTTTTGTCGAGCATCTGAATGCTTTGGGTTTAAGCCCTGAAGCTGAAGCCGAAGCGATTCAAGGTGCAAAAGACGCATTTGCGTTCTACAAAGTCGTTCTGCGCGAAACATTTGACCTGCCTGCAGGTGCGGAAGCTCCGGAAGGCTTTGTTCCGCATCGTCATTAA
- the ccoG gene encoding cytochrome c oxidase accessory protein CcoG: MAKATPPKPSKPKSSVIQIHPEGERIHPKKAEGRFAKLRIAAVLATQFVFYVIPWFNWSNRQAVLFNIPDRHFFIFGLSLGMGDLIYLALLLMICAFGLFWWTTIAGRLWCGYSCPQTVYTEIMLWIDNLVEGDRNKRLKLEKSPWNFTKIRIKATKYLLIFLVCAWTGITFAGWFVPIRQFVPDLFTGAAGGGAMFAAAFYGFMTFFFAHIMREKVCLHMCPYARFQSAMFDKDTLIISYDTERGEPRGARKKTANKEDSGLGDCINCTMCVQVCPVGIDIRDGLQYQCIGCAACVDACDEIMDKMGYPRGLIRYTTEGAMEHEYPESDIKKRLKRPRVAGYGAVLFVVIIAFLTGISTRKMVEVDILKDRGVMVRENSQGWLENAYNLRIINKSEHEQTVTATVKGFDDIALTGLPENGIKIAPRETVTIPVQVSTLPEYAEKGSQPIEFTFTYRETDAADAEPTVLNEKATFIGE, from the coding sequence ATGGCAAAAGCCACTCCGCCCAAACCTTCCAAACCCAAATCCAGCGTAATTCAAATTCATCCCGAAGGCGAACGCATCCATCCAAAAAAAGCAGAAGGACGCTTTGCCAAACTTCGTATCGCCGCCGTATTGGCGACCCAGTTTGTATTTTACGTAATTCCATGGTTTAACTGGAGTAACCGTCAGGCAGTTTTATTCAATATCCCTGACCGTCATTTTTTCATTTTCGGCCTGTCACTGGGCATGGGCGACTTAATTTATCTTGCCCTGCTGTTAATGATCTGTGCTTTCGGCCTGTTTTGGTGGACAACCATTGCCGGTCGTTTGTGGTGCGGCTACTCTTGCCCACAAACGGTTTACACCGAAATTATGCTTTGGATCGACAACTTGGTTGAAGGCGACCGCAACAAACGTTTAAAACTGGAAAAATCGCCTTGGAACTTTACTAAAATCCGCATTAAAGCCACCAAATACCTACTGATTTTCCTTGTCTGTGCGTGGACAGGTATCACTTTTGCAGGCTGGTTTGTCCCTATCCGCCAGTTTGTTCCCGATTTATTCACCGGAGCAGCAGGCGGTGGCGCAATGTTTGCCGCAGCATTTTACGGATTCATGACCTTCTTCTTTGCCCACATTATGCGCGAAAAAGTGTGTCTGCATATGTGCCCGTATGCACGCTTCCAAAGTGCGATGTTTGACAAAGACACGCTGATTATTTCCTACGATACCGAACGCGGCGAACCTCGCGGTGCACGCAAAAAAACTGCCAACAAAGAAGACAGCGGCTTGGGCGACTGTATCAACTGCACCATGTGCGTACAAGTCTGCCCCGTCGGCATCGACATCCGCGACGGCCTGCAATACCAATGTATCGGTTGTGCAGCCTGTGTTGACGCTTGTGACGAAATCATGGACAAAATGGGTTATCCGCGCGGCCTGATCCGTTACACCACCGAAGGCGCAATGGAGCATGAATACCCTGAAAGCGACATCAAAAAACGCCTGAAACGCCCTCGCGTTGCAGGTTATGGTGCAGTATTGTTTGTGGTTATTATTGCTTTCTTAACCGGTATTTCCACCCGTAAAATGGTCGAAGTGGATATTCTGAAAGACCGCGGCGTGATGGTGCGTGAAAACAGCCAAGGCTGGTTGGAAAATGCCTACAACCTACGCATTATTAATAAGAGTGAACATGAGCAGACCGTTACTGCCACAGTCAAAGGTTTCGATGATATCGCCTTGACCGGCTTGCCAGAAAACGGTATTAAAATTGCGCCACGCGAAACCGTGACCATTCCGGTTCAAGTATCCACCCTCCCTGAGTACGCCGAAAAAGGCAGCCAGCCGATTGAATTTACCTTCACATATCGTGAAACCGATGCTGCTGATGCCGAACCGACTGTCCTGAATGAAAAAGCAACCTTTATTGGAGAATAA